GTTGGTGCGCGCCAACGAACGCGACGTTTTCCCCATCACCCAGCAGTACGGCGTCGGGGTTTTGAGTTACGGACCGCTCGACGGCGGGTGGCTGGCTGGCGGTTACCGCGTTGGCGGGGGCCAACCGGAGAGTTCACGCTTCTCCGCCCTTCCCGGCAGATTCGACGTAAACGCACCGTTCAACCAGGGCAAGCTGCACGCCGCCGACGCTTTGGCGCAGCTCGCGGCCCGCCATGGTTTGACCCTCATCCAGCTTGCCGTTGCGTTCGCCATGAACCACCCTGCCGTGACCAGCGTGATCATCGGACCCCGCACGGAAGAGCACCTGACGGACTACTTGAAAGCAGCAGACGTGGTGCTAAGCGAGTCCATCCTGGACGAGATCGACGACATCGTGGCTCCAGCCGTGAACTTCCTGGAGCGCGACGCCGGCACTGTTGCACCCCACCTCGAGTACCCGGAACTACGACGCCGGTAGCCCCCTTCCGTTGTGAGGCCCGCTTTGCACGCTCTCGGCACGCATTAGCGCGCATAGCAGGCCTCACAACAGGCTATTGACGCGGGTTCGGCCGCGGCGTGATCCTTGACCTAAGTGCTGCGGCACTCCGCAGCGTCAGCTTCCAGTAGAACGCCGCCGCCCCATGTCCAAGCACCATGTCAAACAAAGAGCATCGAAAGCCGCCAACCCCGGGCAGCCAACCCAAGGTCCGCTCACGCACGAGGAATTGCAACTCTCCGGGCGGAACCACTCCATGCCCCTTGAGGCCCTACACGACGACATCACGCCGGCCGGGCTGCATTACCTGCTGATTCACTTCGATATCCCTCACGTTTCCGCTGAGACATGGCGGTTGCGGCTCAGTGGCGCGGTTAATCGAAGCCTCGAGCTGAGCCTTGAGGACATCAAAGCCCGGCCCGCCGTCACCATGCCCGTCACCCTGGAATGCGCAGGAAACGGCAGGTCACTTTTGCAGCCCCGCCCTGTCAGCCAACCCTGGGTTCTCGGCGCGGTGGGCACGGCGGAGTGGACCGGAACCCCGCTCGCACCCTTGCTGGAGGAAGCCGGATTGGCGAGTGACGCCGTCGAACTTGTCTTTACCGGTGCCGACAACGGCATTCAGGGCGGCGTCGAAGAGCCTTACGCGCGCAGCCTTTCGGTGGCGGAAGCGATGCATCCCGAAGTCATGCTGGTCTACGCCATGAACGGCAACCCGCTGCCCAAACAGCACGGCTTCCCCTTACGGCTCCTGGTCCCAGGTTGGTATGGCATGGCCAGTGTGAAGTGGTTGACGTCGATCGAAGCTGTGACGTCGCGGTTCATGGGTTTCCAGCAGGCCGTCGCGTACCACTACCTCCAAGGTCCAGACGGGCCAGGCATACCCGTGTCCCATATTCGCGTCCGCTCCCTGATGATTCCGCCCGGCATTCCGGACTTCTACACCCGGCGACGCGTAGTGGATGCCGGTCCCGTGATGCTGCACGGGCGCGCATGGTCCGGGCACGGCGACGTTGAACGTGTCGAAGTGGGGATCGACGGCGAGTGGATGCCCGCGCATGTGGATCCGCCGTTGGGTGATTTCGCGTGGCGGCGGTGGTCCATGGTGTGGGTCGCCAGCCCCGGCGAGCACGTGCTGCGGTGCCGGGCGATGGATACGTCCGGCGCCCTGCAGCCCACTGAACAGGTGTGGAACTACCAGGGCATCGGAAACAACATGGCGCAAGTGGTTGAGGTGACGGTGCGGTAGTTTGGGATGGACTGCGCGCTACAGCCGCCGCAGGTGGGCCATAGTTTTGGAGGAGCGATTGAGCCAGCACTCGGCAGGCACAGCCCTTCCAGCTATAACCCTGGGCACCGGATTACGCCCGCCCACAGATGTCTACCGTTTGGTTGGCTGGGCACTCGACATGGGCTACCGTTCCTTCGACACGGCCGCGCTGTACGGTACGGAGGCCGCGATTGGACGTGCCATTCGCGATTCCGGCATCGATCGGCGCGAGTTGTTCATCACGGTGAAAGTGCGTGGGAATGAGTACGGGAGCCGGGCGCGCGTTCATCAGGCAATCGAACGGAGTCTCGAGGCCCTCGGCACGAGCTTCGCTGACATGGTTGTTCCACACTGGCCCCTGCCCATGGTCAGGGCGTTGCCCTCCACTTTCGCGCAGATGCTGGACGCCCGCTCAGAGGGGCTGGTTCGCGGCGTTGGACTGAGCAATGCTTCCTCAGCGATGGTCCGCGCCGTAAGAACGGAGACCGGCGAGTGGCCGGTTGTGAACCAGCTGCATCTCTCGCCCATCGTTGGGCAGACGGACTTCACCCGCTTTGCTGAGACGGTCCCGGTCGGGATCCAGGCATACCGCGTCCTGGAATCAGGTTCAGGGCTCATGCAGACTCGCCTCATTTCGGAGCTTTCCCAGCAGTACGGCTGTTCACCCGCCCAGTTGCTGATCGGATGGCAACTCGGCCTAGGGCACAGAGTGGTGCTCGGAGCCAGCACCCTGGAGCAACTGCGTGCCAACCTTGACTCCCGGCCACTGGAGCTAGCGCCCGCTGACAGCCAGCGGCTGGCCCGGTTGGACCGGTTCTCTCTGGCTAAACCGGATCCAGTGACTCACTTTGAACTGTAATCGGCTGGCCGGTGGGTTGCCCCATAAAAGGCGAAATACGCGGGGACATCGAATAAGGGCGTTCGATCAGTGGCCATGAGGGCGGCTGCTCCGACGCGGACACTGACGGCTGATGCCGACTCAATGCCCCCGAGAACATAACGCCAAGGACCTGGGAAAGACTCATCCAGGGCAATTTCAATCATGTTATCCACGAAATCACTGATAGCCCCGGGATGACCCTCCGAGGCGCCGTGCCATAACTGCCCATAGGTTTCCTGATCCCCAGTGGCAACTGCCAAGGCCAGCCGGGCCGATTGAGCCCTGGAAGGTGCGGTCATTCGTTGTGTCATCATATTCACGGTGCGCGCCGTTTGGATGGCTTCTTCCATGCAAGGCCGGCCAATCAACGCCGGAATATCGACGGTGAAAGCCCCCTTCTCCAGGAAGAGGCTGACAGTCTCGCTGGCCTCCGGAGGCACTCCTTCCAAACCTGCGACGTTCACCGCCCCCGTCTTCGGCCAAGCGTGCTGCAACGCATGCCCCAGTTCATGGAGCAAGCTCAGGAGGTTCTGAAACGACAACTTCAATGCCTCGCCTGCCTGACGCGTCACACCACAGGAAATAGCAGAACTGGCTGGAATCCAACCATCGGCAAGAAGCACGCGGTTTCGCACCGGCTGCGTATAGTTCTGCCTGAACCTACGCGACGTGCCTGCGAACTCCACCCTGATCCGGGCAAGCGGCATTGCCGCCGTGGAAAGGGAGGCAAACCAGACATCCGAGCCGGCGGGCTCAACTGTCAGGGAGACACCGGCCGTCACCGCCACAATGTGCTGGGCGATCCGAAACGCCTCTTCTACGGAGAAAAGGCTGGACCTTACGCCGCGGATTTTCTGCTGCAGTACATAGGGCACGTCTGCGTATAAATCAGCCGAAGGCCCAACGCCGGCGCGGAGATGTTCAACGTCTTGAAGCGCAGCCTCGTGGAATTGGGCCAAGACCTCGCGAAGTTGCAGGTCTGGAAGCTTGGTCTGGTGACGATCTGTCTTCAGGGCGCGCTGGAGATCCCCGGCATGCTCACGTGCAATCCGGCTCCACGCCTCCACCAACCGTTTCCTGGTCAGGCTGGAATCCAGCGTGGCCAGGAGCTGCCGGTAAGTTACGGAGGGATCATCCGCGCCACTCCCTGAGACCAGCGAAGTCACCAGTTTCCGTTGCTGATTACGGATTTCCGCGATGATGGCAGCTGTCCGGCGGGGGCTGGAAGCCGGTGAAGCGGCGTCGTTGACCATCTTTTGCTGGAGCTGATCCCGTAACGTCCTACGCGCAGCATCCATCGTCGGAGTTACCGGAGCTGCCCTGTCCAACCAATGAATAAACGCCAGATCATCTTTGGCATTCGAATAGAACAGATCCCTGACGTCCTGCAGTTCGGCAAGGTCTGCGTCCCGCTGGACTTCCCGCATGGCAAGGAACCAGGACTCAACCACGTTATTGATGGCAAGGACGTCAGCTATTTCACTGTCGGAACCGATGCGGGATCCTGTCCTGACGTCACGGAGCGCATAGAGTTGCCGCATTCGTTCCGCGATGGTTTGCCTGTCCGGAAGCGCAAAGGGGTCCAACCCATAAGCCGTGGCCAACAGGCTTTTACGGGATGAATCAGCGGAAGGCACCGCCGGAACCTCCATCCAGTCGGAATGAGGCACCATTGGCAATATCGCCCAAGTCGAAGCCGCAGGAAACCAATCGGGCGCATTCCGATGGTTCAATGAACCTTCTGATCCTGGACTCCGGGTTGGCCCGCGCCAACGTTCGTGAAACGAGCTCCTCAATTCCTACCTTGTACTTGACTGACGCGGCAGCGAACTCCTCCCTACGCTGTTCGCTGTTCAGCGCACCGAAGATCACTTCGAAGACAGCTCCTCCGCGGGTCCGGCACAGGTCGGTGAGGGCTCCTGTAAGAACTTTGAGTGCGGCTTTGCCCGCAGCATAACCAGCAGAACCTGCATCCGGCGTGTAGATCGCTTCCGATCCAACGACAGCGATGGATAGAGGACTGTCCGACTTTTCAATCAAGAGCCTGAGAATGTCGTAGCCGCCAGCACCATTGACCAAGAGCGACTGAGTAACACCATCCCGTTCGCCTGAAGCAGGGTGGTCCGACCTGGGGTCGAAAGCTGCAGCAAAGATGATCCTGGAGGGGATCACATCAAGGGACTCAACTGTCTGCCGACGCCCTCCGCTCTCCGCGAGGTCACATTCCATCCATGTCATGCCCTCAACGGACGGAGGCGCGGACGCGCCCGAATGCACGCCAATGACGGCACTGCCGTGCTGAATGAATGACTTGGCCAGGTCCAGGCCCAAACCGCGGGAAGCACCGATGATAAGAACCTGGTTATTCATCATCATTTCCTCGCTTCACGGCGAGCAGCATCCCGTGCTCGGTGCCGAGGAATGATGCGGTAACCCGCTGCGATCTGGCGAGGGCGCGCACCACTTGACGGATTGATTCCCCCAATCGGTCATCTTCGCCACCTTCATGGACAGCATAGGTTCCACCGGCAAAGGCATCATCGATAAGGAGCGCCCCTCCTGCCCGCAAAAGTGGGAAGGCCGCCTTCACGTATTCGACGTACTCGGTCTTGGCGCCATCGATGAAGATCAGATCAGCACTTTCCGGGGCCATACGGGAAAGTGCCGACACGGCATCCTCGGTGGATATCCGGACCCTGTCATCGAGCCCGAAGCGCGAGACATTTTCCCGGGCGATCTCTGCCGACTTCGGATCGATCTCAAAGGAAATCAGCTGGCCACCCTTTCCGAGACCGCGCGCCAGATGGATCGTTGAGTATCCAAAAAGTGCTCCGATTTCGATGACCAGTTGCGGCCGCGCAAGCAGGGTAAGGCATTCAAGGAGCTTGGCAGCGTTGTCGTCCACTTGGATGGGTGGAAGCTGCTCATCGACTATCGCCTGCCGCAACATGCTGGTCAGTTCCGGGTCGCGTGCTGGAAGCATCGCAGAAATATAGTCGGAGGGATACTCACGCGTAGAGCTCATCGGGTTTCCTTCGTCAGCCGTTAAGGGGTCTTGTTTGGTTGCTCCCGCAGCCTGCTCCAAGAAGGTGATCAGGGCGGTGGGATCCGGCGCATGGTGGGGTTCCTTCCCGAGGATTCTTTCGAACCAGGCTGCGGGCGGTGTCTGGTCGTGCGAAGCCAACCCATGACGTTGCATCCACGTACCGGCAACCTCCGACATGGCCCAAAACAGTCCATACTCTGCACCGGGGCGGGTCGCCGGGATAGGCCAGGTCAACCTATGCAGGGCCTCCAAGTACGTTGACGCATGCCCGGCCGGGTCGGAATCAGTGACCTGTCGCCACACATCCTGGTAGTCAAACTCCGGATGCATCAGCCATTTCCGGTCCAGTTCCATGACCAGTGCACGCAGGGGTAATTCCTTGAGCGCCTCCAACTGGAGGATGCCCTGCCATTCAGCCAGGCCCTTGCCGGACGGTTCTCCAGCCGCAGGGATAACGCAACCGCCCCACCCGGCGTCGAAGACAGTCCATTCAAGCCAGAGACTCAGCAGGTCTATTTCGGTTTCTCCGGCCGATTCGAGTCCGTGTCTGAGGGGCTCACGGGATGCCGTGAGCGCATGATGGACGGCATGGCCCAGCTCGTGGAGAGTGGCCTTCAGATCCCGAAGGTGCATGACAAGGCGCCCATCAGGACGCGACGAACAGCGCAGGCCCACATGGGC
This genomic interval from Paenarthrobacter aurescens TC1 contains the following:
- a CDS encoding 2,5-diketo-D-gluconate reductase (identified by match to protein family HMM PF00248), producing the protein MSQHSAGTALPAITLGTGLRPPTDVYRLVGWALDMGYRSFDTAALYGTEAAIGRAIRDSGIDRRELFITVKVRGNEYGSRARVHQAIERSLEALGTSFADMVVPHWPLPMVRALPSTFAQMLDARSEGLVRGVGLSNASSAMVRAVRTETGEWPVVNQLHLSPIVGQTDFTRFAETVPVGIQAYRVLESGSGLMQTRLISELSQQYGCSPAQLLIGWQLGLGHRVVLGASTLEQLRANLDSRPLELAPADSQRLARLDRFSLAKPDPVTHFEL
- a CDS encoding putative sulfite oxidase (identified by match to protein family HMM PF00174; match to protein family HMM PF03404) — translated: MSKHHVKQRASKAANPGQPTQGPLTHEELQLSGRNHSMPLEALHDDITPAGLHYLLIHFDIPHVSAETWRLRLSGAVNRSLELSLEDIKARPAVTMPVTLECAGNGRSLLQPRPVSQPWVLGAVGTAEWTGTPLAPLLEEAGLASDAVELVFTGADNGIQGGVEEPYARSLSVAEAMHPEVMLVYAMNGNPLPKQHGFPLRLLVPGWYGMASVKWLTSIEAVTSRFMGFQQAVAYHYLQGPDGPGIPVSHIRVRSLMIPPGIPDFYTRRRVVDAGPVMLHGRAWSGHGDVERVEVGIDGEWMPAHVDPPLGDFAWRRWSMVWVASPGEHVLRCRAMDTSGALQPTEQVWNYQGIGNNMAQVVEVTVR
- a CDS encoding hypothetical protein (identified by Glimmer2; putative) — translated: MATAYGLDPFALPDRQTIAERMRQLYALRDVRTGSRIGSDSEIADVLAINNVVESWFLAMREVQRDADLAELQDVRDLFYSNAKDDLAFIHWLDRAAPVTPTMDAARRTLRDQLQQKMVNDAASPASSPRRTAAIIAEIRNQQRKLVTSLVSGSGADDPSVTYRQLLATLDSSLTRKRLVEAWSRIAREHAGDLQRALKTDRHQTKLPDLQLREVLAQFHEAALQDVEHLRAGVGPSADLYADVPYVLQQKIRGVRSSLFSVEEAFRIAQHIVAVTAGVSLTVEPAGSDVWFASLSTAAMPLARIRVEFAGTSRRFRQNYTQPVRNRVLLADGWIPASSAISCGVTRQAGEALKLSFQNLLSLLHELGHALQHAWPKTGAVNVAGLEGVPPEASETVSLFLEKGAFTVDIPALIGRPCMEEAIQTARTVNMMTQRMTAPSRAQSARLALAVATGDQETYGQLWHGASEGHPGAISDFVDNMIEIALDESFPGPWRYVLGGIESASAVSVRVGAAALMATDRTPLFDVPAYFAFYGATHRPADYSSK
- a CDS encoding putative short-chain dehydrogenase (identified by match to protein family HMM PF00106): MNNQVLIIGASRGLGLDLAKSFIQHGSAVIGVHSGASAPPSVEGMTWMECDLAESGGRRQTVESLDVIPSRIIFAAAFDPRSDHPASGERDGVTQSLLVNGAGGYDILRLLIEKSDSPLSIAVVGSEAIYTPDAGSAGYAAGKAALKVLTGALTDLCRTRGGAVFEVIFGALNSEQRREEFAAASVKYKVGIEELVSRTLARANPESRIRRFIEPSECARLVSCGFDLGDIANGASFRLDGGSGGAFR
- a CDS encoding putative O-methyltransferase family protein (identified by match to protein family HMM PF01596) translates to MTNVAAMTEPGYKRGLRNWVEERNSRLPASGETLVDHNNTAYLMAFLEANDDLFDHAFRASLHGQADGSQRGPADSRVAVEEAARALREEERHCTFGGGVPPAEDDRLPAFVAVERSLAHAPTRSHRKAVRTAWDAALDVESLAVQDLALAVRNLRAEASDPSCRGIAADNFVGTFSASVVNAMSRIFGTAPLSLVSCAELAMEETPAKMLALALQTREPMLDVDRVLEEIRRRLEAVTGSTARASFAGDRWEVLFGGSADGKVPSSGVVIWPLLGPNSDSREATGRATSATGPGVPTAHVGLRCSSRPDGRLVMHLRDLKATLHELGHAVHHALTASREPLRHGLESAGETEIDLLSLWLEWTVFDAGWGGCVIPAAGEPSGKGLAEWQGILQLEALKELPLRALVMELDRKWLMHPEFDYQDVWRQVTDSDPAGHASTYLEALHRLTWPIPATRPGAEYGLFWAMSEVAGTWMQRHGLASHDQTPPAAWFERILGKEPHHAPDPTALITFLEQAAGATKQDPLTADEGNPMSSTREYPSDYISAMLPARDPELTSMLRQAIVDEQLPPIQVDDNAAKLLECLTLLARPQLVIEIGALFGYSTIHLARGLGKGGQLISFEIDPKSAEIARENVSRFGLDDRVRISTEDAVSALSRMAPESADLIFIDGAKTEYVEYVKAAFPLLRAGGALLIDDAFAGGTYAVHEGGEDDRLGESIRQVVRALARSQRVTASFLGTEHGMLLAVKRGNDDE